A DNA window from Deinococcus planocerae contains the following coding sequences:
- a CDS encoding transposase — MNWKRHTVTCPQGHESRPWRERNKPGEPHIFHARFRRGDCRACPVRARCTRNAVGDPRNVSVLPRPLYEARKAQREEQKTPEWQRNYQRRAGIEGTLSQGVRACGAARTRYRGQRKTALHEVCVAAAINVQRIGAWFGGVPRETTRTSRLAALFA, encoded by the coding sequence GTGAACTGGAAGCGCCACACGGTCACGTGTCCACAGGGCCACGAGTCCAGACCGTGGCGGGAACGGAACAAGCCGGGCGAGCCCCACATCTTTCATGCCCGCTTTCGTCGGGGGGACTGCCGGGCGTGCCCGGTTCGGGCACGCTGTACTCGGAACGCCGTCGGTGATCCCCGGAACGTCAGCGTTTTACCCCGGCCCCTGTACGAAGCGCGCAAAGCGCAACGTGAAGAGCAGAAAACGCCCGAGTGGCAGCGGAACTACCAGCGCCGGGCAGGGATCGAAGGCACCCTCTCACAGGGGGTCCGCGCGTGCGGCGCAGCCCGCACGCGCTATCGAGGGCAGCGCAAGACGGCGCTGCACGAGGTGTGCGTCGCCGCCGCGATCAACGTGCAGCGCATCGGGGCGTGGTTCGGTGGAGTGCCGCGAGAGACGACGCGCACCTCAAGGCTCGCCGCCCTTTTCGCCTGA